The Lycium barbarum isolate Lr01 chromosome 12, ASM1917538v2, whole genome shotgun sequence genome includes a region encoding these proteins:
- the LOC132621903 gene encoding chaperone protein dnaJ 11, chloroplastic-like has protein sequence MSAVQLHISSNYYLRSRSLYNRFPYSHSYPKPPPPPPPILHFTTLIISTMISTSFRQSPLPMAANKFPSGENPLLSSPSCVRFRQQSSSSSIAATSCASVARCVPLSASPASFYEILGIPMGATMEEIKAAYRRLARVCHPDVAAIDHKEDYAEEFMKIHDAYYTLSDPDKRADYDRLLFRRRRSGNLYSGYTCRNWETDQCW, from the coding sequence ATGAGTGCAGTGCAGTTACACATCTCCTCCAATTATTACCTCCGTTCTAGATCTCTATATAACCGCTTTCCATATTCCCATTCATATCCAAAAccacctcctcctcctcctcctattCTACACTTCACTACTCTTATCATCTCTACAATGATTTCCACCTCATTCCGTCAATCGCCACTGCCGATGGCGGCCAATAAGTTTCCCTCCGGCGAGAATCCTCTGCTATCATCACCGTCGTGCGTCAGATTCCGGCAACAATCTAGTTCCTCTTCCATTGCCGCGACCAGCTGCGCTTCTGTTGCCAGGTGCGTGCCATTATCCGCTTCTCCAGCTTCGTTCTACGAAATTCTGGGAATTCCGATGGGCGCTACGATGGAGGAGATCAAGGCTGCGTATAGGAGATTAGCTAGAGTTTGCCATCCTGATGTAGCTGCAATTGATCACAAGGAGGACTACGCAGAGGAGTTTATGAAGATTCATGATGCTTATTACACTCTATCCGATCCTGATAAGCGTGCTGATTATGATCGGCTTCTTTTTAGAAGGCGACGGAGTGGTAATTTGTATTCTGGATATACTTGCCGGAACTGGGAGACCGATCAGTGCTGGTAG